Within Spinacia oleracea cultivar Varoflay chromosome 4, BTI_SOV_V1, whole genome shotgun sequence, the genomic segment TTTTAATAACTTATTAATGTTAATTAGATATTATTATCATTTTTTATATTGCGATTTTGATTTAATAGACGTAATTTGAATGATGTGAAAATTGTTCATTAAGGTGATGAATCGATATTTTCGTAAAGTAATATTATGGTGCCTATTATTTTATGTACTTTTTTGTAAGCCATAAGATTATATTGTTAATTCATGACTATCTTACACCTTATCTTACAATCACCACAGTGAAATGAAGACTGATTCCCACATTTCACGCAAAGATGTGAATATAGACCTAAATGAAGTGTTAGATGATATGGCAGAGCTTCGTTTGCGTGGAGAGACATCAAACCAAGCCGTGCAAGATAACGCACTGGAGAATCAGTTTAATGATGACAATGTaactacaaatttcaatatagaCCTAAATGAATGTGTGGAGGAGATCATTGAGTTGTCTTCAAGTGATGTGGTGGAAAAGGGCGAGGAGCTTCGTACATATGATGTTGTGGAGGAGGCTGAGGTGGACGAGGAGGCCATTGAGTTGTCTTCAAATGATGTGGTGGAACAGGGCGAGGAGGCTCAGGAGGATGAGGTAGCTCAGGAGGATGAGGAGGCTCAGGAGGATGAGGAGCCATCCGTAAACCATGTTGATAAAATCCCAACTGTGGGGATGTCCTTTACTTCGGGCAATGAATTTGCTGATTACTGCCATAAGTATGCGTATAATAAAGGTTTTGAGTTCTCTGTGAGATCAAGTTCATTAATACATGAGTACCGTGAAGAAGGAGTTAACAAAAAGGGGGTAGGGGATAAAGAGCCCATGTATCATATGATGAGAAGGATTCGATTTATTTGTAACAAAGGAGCCCCGAAAAGGGGGGAAAGAACTAAAGTTACGGGGTGTAAGGTGTTTGTAGATGCGCGGCTAGAGAATGACATGATGGTAATCAAGCATTGTGATTTGTCTCACAATCATGATCTTTATCCGGATCACACCCGGCTAATGGCGAACTATCGATGTATTGATGAACAATCTTTTCAAAAGATGGTTCTGAATGATGCAGCTGAGATATCTTTGAATAAGAGCTTTAACTCGCTTGTGATTGGGAGTGGAGGACATGCAAATGTATCATACAATCACCGCGACCTGAGAAATGCAGTGAACTTGGAACGTAGGCGTACCATTTTTGGAGGTGATGCAGCTGCTGTTGAAGCACACTTTAAGAAAATGCATGAATTCAATAAAGACTTCTACAGTGCAATCCAAACGGATAAAGAAGGGAAGCTCTTGAACGTTTTCTGGGCTGATGCAAGGTGCAGGGCACAATACAAAGATTTTGGAGATATTATCACATTTGATACAACTTTCCTATGCAACAGGTATGATACATGTATCCTAcatgatatatattttttgaaaaaacaccATTTTAACATTTACGGGATCATTAATGTTTTATAAAcagttataatttttatttttttgaaaaaaagttGAACATAGCATCTGTATTTAAAAATACATTAGATTATCATTTATaggatgatttatgtttattaattaaaatggaTTAAGTTTCAATTTATAGGATCTTATTAGTATCATTTATGTTTCATAAACttctttttcatttaaaacacatcatattttattttagaggATCATTTGTATTTATTAAATATTGAACATAGCTTCTGTATTTAAAATACGAATGATTATCATTTATaggatgatttatgtttattattGAAAATGGATTAAGTTATAATTTATAGGATCGTATTAGTATCATTTATGTTTCATAAACttctttttcatttaaaacACATCATATTTTATGTTAGAGGATCATTTGtatttaataaatattgaacgtAGCATCTGTATTTAAAATACATTAGATTATCATTTATAGGATATGTTTATTAATGAAAATGGATTAAGTTACAATTTATAGAATCGTGTTAGTATCATTTATGTTTCATAAACTTATTTGTCATTTAAAACACATCATATGTTAATTTAACGGATCATTTTATATTTACTAAACATTGACGTTGTTGATTGGATAAGTAACAACAATGATGCGAATAATATATCTTTTAACTTTATTTATCAGGTACAAAATGCCTTTTGCTCCTTTTATTGGTTGCAATCATCACGGCTCATCAATCGTCCTTGGTGCTGCCCTAATAACCTACGAGGATGCAGAATCATTTGTTTGGGTATTCGAACAATGGCTGCAGTGTATGGGAAAACCCCCAATGGGCATCATCACCGATCAGTGTAAGGCTATTGGAAAGGCAGTCCAGACTGCATTTCCTGGTGTGCCGCATAGGTTATGTGTTTGGCATATTATGCAGAATGCAAGCAGAAACTTGGGCAAATATTCGAGCTGGAAAGAAATAGATAAAGATTTTCAAGTAGTCGTGCACGACACACTGACCATCGAAGAATTTGATGATGCATGGAAATCCATGGTTACGAAATTTGGGTTACAGAACGACAAATGGATAAATGAAACTTATCGTATTCGGGCCAGTTGGGCCCCTGGTTATTGGCGGAGCTCATTTTGGGCTGGAATGTCATCGTCACAAAGGAGTGAAGGAATGAACCGCTTTTTCAAAACATATGTAGGCTTAAACACGTGTTTGATACAATTCATGAAGCAATTTGAGGCAGCTCTTAGAGGAAAAGTGGAAGAGGAAAAGAAGTTACATCTCGActcacaaaataaaccatatACTTATAACAACACCCTAATTGCGGAGGTAGTGTTCTGCAAGGCATACACCAATACAAAGTTTAAAGAGGTGAGGGGTGAGGTGATGGGTCTGACGCACACAAATATTGTGAGTACTGGCCGTGACGGCACAAAAATCTTATATGATGCGGTGGAGAAGATCCCAATCCCCGTACATAAAGCAAAGCAGAAGACTTTTCAGGTTACCATTGACAAAGAAATGGGTGAGTTTACTTGCTCATGTATGCTTTTTGAGTTTCGGGGAATTTTGTGCAGGCACATCATTCGTGCGATTCATTGTGAGGATGTCAACTCTATACCTGATAAGTACATTTTGACTAGATGGAGGAAAAACGTAGTTAGGGATTACGAGAGTATCAAGGTTGAGTATTATGACCCAAATGACTCAACCCAAGTGAAAAACAGTAGGGAGGTAGCAAAACGGAACAACTACATTTCTACGTTGGCACTGCACAACAGTGAGACACTCTCGATTTTTATGGAAGCCACTGAAAAAATGCGTGAGAGTCTCGAAGATACAATTGGTATTAAGAGGACtgatggtgatgattttatggACTGGTGGGACCCTTCGAGTAAGAGGGTGTTTGGCCGCCGTAGGATAAGGCCAAAGGAAAACAATAAACAACACCTCGAACGCTCCGCAGTGCCAGTTGAAGGGGCCAGTAAAGATCCGATAGACCAAAGAGGCAAAGGTATGGCTCAAGAGAAAAGGAAAAAGCACCCAGCTGagaaaaaaacaaggaaaagGCGAAAAAATGTTGTGCACGACACAGACGAGGATATGGACGAGGTATGATCTTTTAATTCCATTCGTTAGACTACACctcaaataaagaaaataaattgtaGTCCATCAAAATAAATCATTCTAGTTTTTGCGATGTTACAATATTATATACATAATCTATTTATGCTAGCTAATTTTTTCATAGAAAAGGGTTTATGTTCTTCATTCTTGTTTTTAAAGATTAATTATTGTATATATAGAATCTTTTTCTGttattatatgtatatatagggtttattttatattttatacaaGTACGACGAGAATATTGTGGTACAAATACTAATACAAAGTATAGAAATCATAATATTGCATAACATATTATTCTgtttttttgattgaattttctctTTTGTGTTCGATTTTGCAAAGGAGAATGATGAGGCATTGCCAAATGGAGAACAAGGCCATGTTGATGCTGGTAGAAGTGCTGGTGTAACTGATTCTTACTACGGTGGATATCAATATTACGGCGGAAATTTTATCAATCCGGGATACAATCCTAACTTTTTCGCACCCAGCAGCAGTAATTATCGTCCGAATATATATCTGAACCAGCAACCACTTGGAAGAGGTTATCCCAACTTCAGCGTGAGGAATCCGCAACAGCTTTCACAGTCATACATGTCGCAAGGATCAAACCAATATTCAGCTATGCGTCCAGGCTTTTGACAATATTTACATTATCATGTTTTGATGTACTGGATATTTTAGTTGACAACTGCGTTTTGGAATCACCATTATCTAGCTATACCATTTTCCTTCTTTTGATTTTACAAGTGTTGTTGTGTTAGTTTTTATAATTTACATTATCATGTTTTGATGTACTGAATATTTTTGTTGACTACTGTGTTTTGGAATCACCATCATCTAGCTAtattatcatgattgttgttttAATAGGATCACTTTTATTAAGAAGTGATCAAATGTTGCAACTAATACGTCTTGTAGTCTTGTCACAATGGGCACCACAATGCTACCTAATTTTTCAGTTTATTTCCATGTGTTCCAAGCTTCCCTAAGGTAGCTTTTTTTTGTTGAAGGTATTATATGATGTTATAAGATCATATTTGTTAATATGGTATCATACAATAAATTACCAATCACacagaatagtgtaaaaatatatatgttcCACATAACAAGCACAAGAACAGTAAAgctatacgttttttttttatattcttgAGGCGAATAGtagctttaagtttattgaatatCATATTAAACCTGAATAGTAAGcgttttttttaattcttgACGCGAATAGtagctttaagtttattgaatatCATATTAAACACGAAGGGTTTCATGTTCGATGTATTTCATTAAGTTGGAGAATATAGTTCGTGAAGGTGGTATCATTCCAAGCGTTCAATCTtcatgaacttttttttttaaaaaaaagggttaAGTGCGAATTAgtcaaaatattttatttaaaaaagatgtttaaaagtttttatcttataacttttttaaaaaatcggTTAACAAAATACAacatgattttagtttctttgaAAGGGTTTGTAGTACATAGGATAAATAAAAGCCATAATGATTGTGGTTTTATCGATTTTGATTTCGTCATGTAAATATTGATCCCATAAATATgtgatataaaaaaaattatatgaaaaaaattcctaatttgaaattttattatgaattttatttataagtGGGGGGCAGTGAGAATAAATTATATGCACGTTTGAAACTATTTTCATTTTGATCAAAGTTGCACTAATTTTTTGGAGGGGTATATTCTACGTAAAatctattttgttttaaaaggatCAAACAATATTTAGATAGGGAAAAAAACGTAAAAAATGTATTTGATTTCTTTATGTAAATATTGATCCCATAAAACATgtgatattaaaaaaaacaaaatcctaAGGTCTTGTTAGGATTCGAACCTTGGTGTTCTATGAAGTTTAGGAAGTGTTCAAGTAACCAATATgacaaaggggtatcagcacgtctAGTTTGCAATACAAATTAATTTGACCATTCAAATACGGATTCTTTTAAAAAGGATGATCCCATAAACTAGTGTactgattttaaaaataaaaaattgctcATGTTGCATGCATGGGTATCAACACGTCTATAGTTTAAACATAAATTCTTTTCATCTATTTaaaattatgattttatttgttttttgatGTACTTAAAATTGGAGGTGATTCCACGACATCATAATTCATGTTAAAGTAGATGGTTTAAGTTGTTATCGTATTTTATGGAAGTATCATTGCAAAATCATCTGTTACGATGGCATTAGTACTTTAGAAAATTTTATAAGCGTTTTTATACAATAGGATTATTATGACCACACCTTTTCCTATAATACaatacaataataaaataagtcgTGAAGGCTTGGCAAATGAATTAACTTCGCCACTTGAGTATTTACCACATGTTATAGATATGTTGAATTATGAACCCAAGTTCGATTCGTAATGCACAAAAAGGGGAACTGGGAGAAaatagttttatttttattttgatttattttgttaataataaaatttatatttgagGAGTTCATGTTTGAATTTGTGGGAGCATTACAAGTTTATACACAAACTTCTTATTAACTTCATTTGTTAATCCGTCATATAAAAATTTTCATAGCTTACTATGTTGTGCTGATACCCCCTGCTAAATTGGTTACTTAATCATCTCTTTACTACGgtaaacccgtgttcgatcctactgaatggttaaaaaaaaattcctctTTTTTTCTATCTGGTTTTTTTACTTCTGGTTTTATGTGAGAGAGTATATTTTATTCAAACTCTAAAATCAAAATACATTTGTGAGTatcttttattcaatttatagaATCATAAACATAACTCATACGATTTCATATAGCTTCAACATCCCATTGTCACTTAACTAAACAAAGCAGCCATTGTCACTAACAATTCATCATTTCCAGTTTCGAAAAGTCGAATAATAACACATTACATATCTAGTTCTCTTCTACACCTTCTTACACCCAGTATATcacaattgaaactaattaaatcttaataaaacaaaatgaaactcTCTTGGTAATTTCATCAAACATGTTATATGCATTATTAAACACATGGAAGTTTCACCTCATTGACATAGTTACAAGCTTCGAAAATGGCGGAAAATATAAAGATAAATAGAAATTCATAGTGGGAAGAATAATCACATAATTTGCATTCACTTTAGAAATAAAAACCAGAAATATTTTCTTTGCTTTGCAGTTCCTCTTCAAATGAAAGATGAAAGTTCCTCTTCAAATGAAAGATGAAAATTCCTCTTCAATGGAAAACCAGAGGTGAAAAATGAAAGTTGAGGTGAAAGATGAAAGTTGAGGTGGAAAATTGTTTTGGCGCAAAAACGAAAATGTGTATGTTGGCGCAATTACATCCCGCTCAAGAGAACAGAATGGCGCAAATCAGTGAAAAAAATTGCCGCCCAAAATACTATTTTCACAAAgcttttccctctctttttttagtGGGATTTGTGAGGTGGCAAAATTTAATAGGTGGTGTGCAAGATACCTTTGCACACCATGTGTATCCCTAGCCTTTTCCACTTAATAGTATATGGCCTAGATGAGGATGAGATTACAAGGAGATTAATTATTTCCATCATTTATTACCGATTATTCAGAGGATGACCATTTTGTAGCCAACTTGATGCTAAATTATTGCATAtgccaaaaaaaagaaaaatacatgAATATCCCTTCTTCAAATTTTTCACAAGTGGTGTTTCAATTTTCAGAGTTTTTTTGTCACAAGTTCAAGTATGAGTAGTTTGCAAACAATGTAGCAAAATTGCAACTAGGATCCCCCCCCATTCTGGTCCCAAGGAAAATGAGGTAGAGGGTATATAACAAGTTAAGTCGATCAGATTATTTTCTCTTTGAGTTGTTTAGTACTAATACTACACGTCTTAATCATAAGTAAACTTTTTAATTAAGGTGATCAcgtaattaaattttgattataaTTATTTAACTCATACGCAGCACTGTGTATattgaaaatatatttatatgctTGATTTATGTCGAAATTTTGTAGGTTTCTTGTTATTTACTATGCTTgcattgtcttttttttttcttttttttttttttttttttttgtgacaaGGATATAGCTAGCTAAACCTAAAACAAAGTGTAAAACAACCTAAACGAAATTTTGCAATATATGTATTGATCATAAAATGTTGTATATTATTGTCAATATTGATGTGGAGTTGGAATTTCTATTTAATTATGCGGTTATGATTAATTTATTCTGGACTCTTACTAACAATCTTTAGTCGTGAAGTGAATTAATATGTATTGTTTGGAAGGGGGAGGTTCCAAACACATCAAGATCAAcctaaattaaataaaagatTAAAAATAGTACTCCAAAATTCTCAAATCCACATGATGAATTGATAATTACCAATAAATTCATGACCACCTATATTATCTTAAATTATATTTATCATGATTATATTTTTAAAGAAGATGAAAAACAGAAAGCTAGATAGAGATTGAATTAACTTTTCCCTCATGTAATTGTTTTAATATATACCTCCCAATACCATGCATTTTAATATTTAATTGACAAATTATTATCAAAGGCGGTTTCACGGTTCCTAACGACGGTTAGTCATACGGAACTATGGATGAAGTTAGGATCAGAAATGAAACTAGGATGGTATAAGTTTGAAACTTGACTCTTAACATTATTACGTACTTAATTAGAGTGTTAATTTGCCCATTTTGCTGAGATCAACACTTACGATTGTGGAGAAAGGACAATTACTTACAAACATAATTTAACATGAACAAAGTCAATCAACCAAAATTTGACTTAACTACTACTCCTTGCTGGCATCTTTATTCATTGAATATAAGTGTTCATTAAAAATACTACTAGCATCTTTGTTTGTCTTaggtttaaatttttttttttttttttttgaaaggtggataaataatattaaaaaaaattatgtggtAGTAGTACAAATGTACAATTGATGATAGAGTAAACTGTACTGAAGGttcctaaactttgccaaaaggagcagttaggtccctcaagtttcaaaaggagcatttaggtccctcaaaatggatggaaaacgctgctttttgttttccgtcactaacggccgttaaaatgaatataataatattaaaaattattaaaataaaaggagaattaatatacacgtagattaatgattgaaaacagatgattttgatgaaaataaG encodes:
- the LOC110796332 gene encoding protein FAR1-RELATED SEQUENCE 6-like, translated to MKTDSHISRKDVNIDLNEVLDDMAELRLRGETSNQAVQDNALENQFNDDNVTTNFNIDLNECVEEIIELSSSDVVEKGEELRTYDVVEEAEVDEEAIELSSNDVVEQGEEAQEDEVAQEDEEAQEDEEPSVNHVDKIPTVGMSFTSGNEFADYCHKYAYNKGFEFSVRSSSLIHEYREEGVNKKGVGDKEPMYHMMRRIRFICNKGAPKRGERTKVTGCKVFVDARLENDMMVIKHCDLSHNHDLYPDHTRLMANYRCIDEQSFQKMVLNDAAEISLNKSFNSLVIGSGGHANVSYNHRDLRNAVNLERRRTIFGGDAAAVEAHFKKMHEFNKDFYSAIQTDKEGKLLNVFWADARCRAQYKDFGDIITFDTTFLCNRYKMPFAPFIGCNHHGSSIVLGAALITYEDAESFVWVFEQWLQCMGKPPMGIITDQCKAIGKAVQTAFPGVPHRLCVWHIMQNASRNLGKYSSWKEIDKDFQVVVHDTLTIEEFDDAWKSMVTKFGLQNDKWINETYRIRASWAPGYWRSSFWAGMSSSQRSEGMNRFFKTYVGLNTCLIQFMKQFEAALRGKVEEEKKLHLDSQNKPYTYNNTLIAEVVFCKAYTNTKFKEVRGEVMGLTHTNIVSTGRDGTKILYDAVEKIPIPVHKAKQKTFQVTIDKEMGEFTCSCMLFEFRGILCRHIIRAIHCEDVNSIPDKYILTRWRKNVVRDYESIKVEYYDPNDSTQVKNSREVAKRNNYISTLALHNSETLSIFMEATEKMRESLEDTIGIKRTDGDDFMDWWDPSSKRVFGRRRIRPKENNKQHLERSAVPVEGASKDPIDQRGKGMAQEKRKKHPAEKKTRKRRKNVVHDTDEDMDEENDEALPNGEQGHVDAGRSAGVTDSYYGGYQYYGGNFINPGYNPNFFAPSSSNYRPNIYLNQQPLGRGYPNFSVRNPQQLSQSYMSQGSNQYSAMRPGF